Proteins encoded together in one Pseudoalteromonas xiamenensis window:
- the dsr1 gene encoding anti-phage defense-associated sirtuin Dsr1 has protein sequence MQFITNGPDIPDELLQAHEEGRVVFFCGAGISYPAGLPGFKGLVKDIYRLTGTDLLAMEKEVFNRGQYDVTLDLLERRLPGQRVAVRKKLAEILKPKLRRKGALDTQTALLRLARSREDRALRLVTTNFDRTFHAAAKRSGQLFETYAAPMLPIPKDSRWNGLVFLHGLLPQKEDLSALQRLIVTSGDFGLAYLTERWAARFVSELFRNYIVCFVGYSINDPVLRYMMDALAADRMQGEVTHQAWAFGECEPGQEQRKTIEWVAKGVTPILYKVSGDGRDHSAMHQTLQAWSETYRDGVQGKEAIVVKHALAHPQASTQQDDFVGRMIWAISDKTGLPAKRFAEFNPTPPLDWLIEPFCQQRFELKDLIRFGVHPSGKTTPNVRFSLVQRPAPFEKTPRMQLVSRGDESCMWDDCMFYLARWLLCHLNDSRLIMWLMKQGGELHPRFKYIIEQKLDYYAQLELNKNPSELDEIRLQSPQAIPNPMMKVLWRLMLTGRLKSIRHTHSLISWQQRLKREGMTASMRAELRELLTPKIRLKDVLQSYNEFHACPDSPLQVKKQVDFALELTADFAHSTLDKDADKVWTAALPDLMEDFQLLLRDALDLLHEIGEIDDRTDHSNWYLPSISPHPQNRRFDDWVCLIEFLRKGWEDVYANNLPRASRIGQMWFDIPYPTFKRMALYTASFNNCIMPSHWVSWLLADDAWWLWSRCIRREVLRLLVIQGHNLDSDSQADLEKAILMGPAREMFQPDLEENDWQNLASRAIWLFLAKLKSSGLNLGALAYSKYIELSRANPCWQLHSDESDEFMFWMSSGDEPDYEKLEVDDIAPRKRNELVKWLVRSLPKQRPFYNDTWMEVCKSRFYHSVFALRDLTILGKWPAARWNEALEVWQGQEHINRSWQCVAPLLQEAPDGFLLEVAHAATRWLEKAAEFVNLDEDAFLNLCQRFTALPMVVGTGARLTRNGIETHDYLTSAINHPIGHVTRALLNLWLKRAPKDYDLLPNDIKPFFTTLCDANLEHFCHARVLMGSRLIAFYRVDPRWTEQHLLPLLDWNKTTEAMAIWQGFLWSPRLYAPLLNAFKSQFLDCAKHYDKLGEYNDQFATFLTYLALEPPKEYTNEELRLVYSLLPQNALESAARAFLQALQGAAERAEDYWINRSHRFWLYIWPKTLNLVSPRLAGYLARTAIAAKGEFPTAFEAVKDWLQPTDNPSHVINVLYESGLCTRFPLTALALLDAVVEEQQWAPEELNLCLTEIVNVEPQINEYFQYRRLYEYYQRNRLE, from the coding sequence CCAACGAGTAGCTGTCAGAAAAAAACTGGCAGAGATATTGAAACCTAAACTTCGCCGCAAAGGGGCATTAGATACACAAACAGCATTGTTGCGTTTAGCCCGAAGTCGAGAAGATAGAGCTTTGCGACTAGTCACAACTAACTTTGATCGTACGTTTCACGCTGCAGCGAAACGTTCAGGGCAGTTATTTGAAACGTATGCAGCTCCTATGCTCCCTATCCCTAAAGACAGCCGCTGGAACGGCTTGGTTTTTTTACATGGATTGTTGCCACAAAAAGAAGACTTGTCTGCATTGCAGAGATTAATTGTTACTAGTGGTGATTTTGGCTTAGCATATCTTACCGAGCGTTGGGCCGCGCGTTTCGTCAGCGAATTATTTCGAAATTATATAGTTTGCTTTGTTGGGTACAGTATCAACGACCCTGTGCTTAGATATATGATGGATGCATTAGCTGCCGATAGGATGCAAGGAGAAGTTACCCATCAAGCTTGGGCGTTTGGTGAATGTGAGCCTGGGCAAGAACAACGCAAAACAATCGAATGGGTAGCAAAAGGCGTCACACCAATACTTTACAAGGTCTCAGGTGATGGCCGCGATCATTCAGCAATGCACCAAACTCTTCAAGCATGGTCTGAAACGTACCGTGATGGAGTTCAAGGAAAAGAAGCTATAGTTGTCAAACATGCACTTGCTCATCCACAAGCTAGTACACAACAAGATGATTTCGTAGGGCGAATGATTTGGGCGATTTCAGATAAAACTGGTTTGCCAGCTAAGCGATTTGCCGAGTTTAATCCAACACCACCACTTGATTGGCTAATCGAACCTTTTTGCCAACAGCGCTTTGAGTTGAAAGATTTGATTCGATTTGGAGTGCACCCGTCCGGTAAAACAACGCCTAACGTTCGGTTTAGCTTAGTTCAGCGGCCTGCACCCTTTGAGAAAACACCTAGAATGCAACTTGTTTCTCGAGGCGACGAAAGCTGTATGTGGGATGATTGTATGTTTTATCTTGCTCGCTGGTTACTTTGTCACTTAAACGATTCAAGGTTGATTATGTGGCTTATGAAGCAAGGGGGAGAGTTACATCCAAGATTTAAATATATAATTGAACAAAAACTAGACTATTATGCTCAACTTGAATTAAATAAAAATCCCTCCGAACTTGACGAAATTCGCTTGCAATCTCCGCAAGCAATTCCGAACCCTATGATGAAAGTACTGTGGCGCCTAATGCTAACAGGGAGACTCAAATCAATTCGGCACACACATTCTCTCATTAGTTGGCAGCAGCGCTTAAAGCGCGAGGGAATGACAGCATCAATGCGTGCTGAATTAAGAGAATTACTAACACCTAAAATTAGGTTAAAAGACGTTTTACAGTCATACAACGAGTTTCACGCATGTCCTGACTCGCCTTTGCAAGTGAAAAAGCAAGTTGATTTTGCACTCGAGTTAACCGCTGATTTTGCTCACTCGACTTTAGATAAGGACGCTGACAAAGTTTGGACGGCTGCATTACCGGACCTTATGGAAGACTTCCAGCTATTACTGCGAGATGCTTTAGATTTGTTGCACGAGATTGGAGAGATTGATGACCGTACAGATCACTCAAATTGGTATCTACCCTCAATTTCGCCGCACCCGCAAAACAGGAGATTTGATGACTGGGTATGTTTGATAGAATTCTTGCGAAAAGGGTGGGAGGATGTATACGCGAATAATCTTCCAAGAGCCTCTAGAATTGGTCAAATGTGGTTCGACATACCCTATCCAACATTTAAGAGAATGGCGCTATATACGGCGAGTTTCAACAATTGCATCATGCCTTCGCATTGGGTGAGCTGGCTTTTGGCTGACGATGCCTGGTGGCTTTGGAGCAGGTGTATCAGGCGAGAGGTGCTAAGGCTTTTAGTTATACAAGGTCACAATTTGGATTCAGATTCCCAGGCTGACTTAGAAAAGGCCATATTGATGGGGCCAGCGCGAGAAATGTTTCAACCCGATCTAGAAGAAAATGATTGGCAAAATTTGGCATCTCGCGCAATTTGGTTATTTCTTGCCAAACTTAAAAGTTCAGGCCTTAACCTAGGCGCGCTAGCATATTCAAAATATATCGAGTTGTCACGGGCAAACCCTTGCTGGCAATTACACTCAGATGAGAGCGATGAGTTTATGTTTTGGATGAGTTCAGGCGATGAACCTGACTATGAGAAGCTTGAAGTTGATGATATAGCCCCACGAAAAAGAAACGAACTCGTTAAATGGCTAGTAAGATCTTTACCAAAACAACGTCCTTTTTATAACGACACTTGGATGGAAGTGTGTAAATCGCGCTTTTATCATAGTGTATTTGCACTGCGCGATTTAACGATTCTTGGTAAGTGGCCTGCCGCCCGATGGAATGAAGCACTGGAGGTGTGGCAAGGGCAGGAACATATCAATCGTTCTTGGCAATGTGTCGCGCCGCTTTTACAAGAGGCACCAGATGGCTTTTTGCTTGAAGTAGCTCATGCCGCAACCAGGTGGCTAGAGAAAGCCGCGGAGTTTGTAAATCTTGACGAGGATGCCTTCCTAAACCTGTGTCAACGATTTACTGCATTGCCAATGGTTGTTGGTACGGGAGCTCGATTAACCCGTAATGGCATAGAGACTCATGACTATTTAACATCTGCGATTAATCATCCGATAGGGCATGTAACGCGTGCGTTGCTTAACCTTTGGTTAAAACGCGCACCGAAGGATTATGATTTACTCCCGAACGATATTAAACCTTTTTTTACGACACTTTGTGACGCAAATTTAGAGCATTTTTGCCACGCAAGAGTGTTGATGGGTAGCCGACTAATAGCATTTTATCGAGTAGACCCAAGGTGGACAGAACAACATCTTTTACCTTTACTAGATTGGAATAAGACCACTGAGGCTATGGCGATATGGCAAGGTTTTCTTTGGTCTCCACGTTTATATGCCCCTTTGCTGAATGCGTTTAAATCACAGTTTCTAGACTGTGCAAAACATTACGATAAATTAGGTGAATATAACGACCAATTTGCGACATTTTTGACGTATTTAGCGTTAGAGCCCCCAAAAGAATATACGAATGAAGAGCTCCGCTTGGTGTACAGCTTGCTTCCGCAAAACGCTTTAGAAAGCGCGGCACGAGCGTTTTTACAAGCACTTCAAGGAGCAGCTGAACGAGCTGAAGATTATTGGATAAATCGCTCACATCGTTTCTGGTTGTATATATGGCCTAAAACACTCAATTTGGTTTCACCTCGCCTTGCAGGTTATTTGGCCCGCACTGCGATTGCAGCTAAAGGAGAATTCCCGACTGCATTTGAAGCGGTAAAGGACTGGTTACAACCAACGGACAACCCGAGTCACGTAATTAATGTGCTATACGAATCCGGTTTATGTACACGGTTCCCATTAACCGCATTAGCGTTGTTAGATGCGGTCGTTGAAGAACAGCAATGGGCACCGGAAGAGTTAAATCTCTGCTTAACCGAAATCGTAAATGTTGAACCACAGATAAATGAATATTTTCAATACCGCAGACTTTACGAGTATTATCAGCGTAACCGACTAGAGTAA
- a CDS encoding helix-turn-helix domain-containing protein gives MSEKPELDIQQVSKLSGVPSSTIRYYEEKGLIKPIGRKGLTRIFKANVVEKLSVISLAQFGGFSLDEICVLLESGLNAEIDRSQLLEKAEEIEKSIALLSVISDTLRHVAHCPKANQFDCPKFQNLLKKAVRLQHQGVKKMKLK, from the coding sequence ATGAGCGAAAAACCTGAACTAGATATTCAGCAAGTATCAAAATTATCAGGAGTTCCTTCTTCAACCATTCGTTATTACGAAGAAAAAGGTCTTATCAAACCAATTGGGCGCAAAGGGCTGACGCGAATATTTAAGGCAAATGTTGTGGAAAAATTGTCTGTCATTTCCTTAGCGCAGTTTGGTGGTTTTTCGCTGGATGAAATCTGTGTGCTGCTTGAGTCTGGGTTAAATGCTGAAATTGACAGAAGCCAGTTGCTTGAAAAAGCGGAAGAGATTGAAAAGAGTATCGCGTTATTAAGTGTAATCAGTGATACATTGCGACATGTAGCTCATTGTCCAAAAGCCAATCAATTTGATTGCCCCAAATTCCAAAATTTATTGAAAAAAGCCGTACGCCTGCAACATCAAGGCGTTAAGAAAATGAAGCTCAAATAG
- a CDS encoding MFS transporter, translated as MKSSLRRKNQEPKTISHRMILAMLAFATLLPSLAISSVNLTFPILATQLDVSFSQVQWLTIAYMLSLTSTLVIAGKVIDAKGEKKVLIIGLMIFIGASIALGTNTDLYHLIFFRAIQGIGGAMLIAVNMVIASKTFEKNKVGSAIGLIGSMSAIGTGAGPVAASFLIEYWSWQSVFLINIPIAAAILVLALYYLPANKTKTSQSINYKAALLFF; from the coding sequence ATGAAGTCCTCTCTTAGACGAAAAAATCAAGAACCAAAGACAATATCGCACCGTATGATCTTAGCTATGCTGGCATTTGCTACGCTATTACCTTCGCTTGCAATCAGCAGCGTGAATCTCACATTCCCCATTCTTGCCACACAACTGGACGTATCATTTTCACAAGTTCAATGGTTGACCATAGCTTATATGTTAAGTCTGACGTCAACCCTAGTCATCGCAGGCAAAGTCATTGATGCAAAAGGCGAGAAAAAGGTACTTATTATCGGGCTAATGATATTCATTGGCGCATCCATCGCTTTAGGTACGAACACAGATCTTTACCATTTGATTTTTTTCAGAGCTATCCAAGGCATCGGGGGCGCAATGCTAATCGCAGTAAATATGGTGATTGCGAGCAAAACATTTGAAAAGAACAAAGTTGGTTCCGCAATTGGGTTGATTGGCAGCATGTCAGCAATCGGTACAGGAGCGGGTCCAGTGGCGGCGAGCTTCTTGATTGAATATTGGAGCTGGCAAAGTGTATTTCTAATCAACATACCTATTGCCGCTGCAATCTTAGTTCTTGCCCTTTATTACTTGCCAGCTAATAAAACCAAGACGAGCCAGTCGATAAATTACAAGGCCGCCCTTCTGTTTTTTTAA
- a CDS encoding MFS transporter, whose product MLAAFVTYERQTNQPLFNVETLKEPTLLISLFTNFLIANVVMISLIIGPFYLTLALQLSIVETGFVMIASPVTVAMFAFLSGKLTNKINLDNLALVGITVITLGAVWMTQITATDGTIGYIIGLVIMGSGYATFTSANNTLTMLKVNSSNKGLLSGTLSLSRNLGLMIGATISSNLYSFITGLSQQAEPSPLLLSDGVNMVYFVALLALFTALSIQFFNKQTKGKNQVNTA is encoded by the coding sequence ATGTTAGCAGCCTTTGTTACCTATGAAAGGCAAACAAATCAACCCTTATTCAATGTGGAAACACTAAAAGAACCAACGCTATTAATCAGCCTATTTACAAATTTCTTGATCGCTAATGTCGTCATGATTTCTCTTATCATTGGCCCATTTTATCTGACATTGGCGTTACAACTATCAATTGTAGAAACGGGGTTCGTCATGATAGCTAGCCCTGTCACGGTTGCCATGTTCGCCTTTCTGTCCGGTAAGTTAACTAACAAGATTAATCTAGACAACTTGGCACTTGTTGGTATCACCGTGATTACCTTGGGTGCAGTATGGATGACACAGATAACCGCAACTGACGGCACTATAGGTTACATAATTGGACTGGTGATTATGGGCTCTGGATATGCGACTTTCACCTCAGCGAACAATACGCTCACTATGTTAAAAGTTAATTCCAGCAACAAAGGTTTGCTTTCCGGTACTTTAAGCTTATCTAGAAACTTGGGACTAATGATAGGAGCTACAATAAGCAGCAACTTATATTCATTCATCACAGGCTTGTCTCAACAAGCAGAGCCTAGCCCACTTCTTTTGTCTGACGGCGTAAACATGGTGTATTTCGTCGCACTTCTAGCCCTATTTACGGCTTTAAGCATTCAATTTTTTAATAAGCAGACTAAGGGTAAGAACCAAGTCAATACTGCCTAA
- a CDS encoding winged helix-turn-helix domain-containing protein: protein MELLEQLRGIAIASQGLQSEVKAHDDLLATKQAIKHLGYVQIDTLSVVERAHHHVLWSRVPSYQPDYLNQLVKQQSIFEYWFHAAAYLPMDDYRFALVKMNSIRNGESPYHQKTNPKLEHEVLSRIKSEGPMRLRTLDNQGGGGGSGSWWNYGPVKRTIEQLFMRGELMVTQRHGMEKEYDLAERCLPSELNTRVPTISEFAEYLFNTTKRAHGVFNWKQLVHLRKGQSLREQMRQLLLDHVQTGDIKVIKQEKGGDLYVESQLLEQTTSPNKLLKILSPFDNLVIHRERLKALFNFDYKIECYVTANKRQYGYFCLPILFGDKLVARLDCKAHRAEKRLEVISLHLENVVFNEQAFFSALLEELEKFAHFNGCVTLSLDAIGEHALKWHA from the coding sequence ATGGAACTGCTTGAACAATTAAGAGGAATCGCGATTGCCTCGCAAGGATTGCAGTCGGAAGTTAAAGCACATGACGACTTACTCGCAACTAAACAAGCCATTAAACATTTAGGTTATGTGCAAATCGACACACTGAGTGTTGTTGAACGAGCACACCACCATGTGTTGTGGAGTCGAGTTCCAAGTTATCAACCTGACTACCTAAATCAACTTGTAAAACAACAATCTATTTTCGAATATTGGTTTCATGCTGCGGCATATTTACCGATGGATGACTATCGATTTGCACTCGTCAAAATGAACAGCATACGAAATGGTGAAAGCCCATACCATCAAAAGACCAATCCTAAATTAGAGCACGAAGTTCTCTCGCGTATTAAGTCTGAGGGGCCTATGCGACTTCGAACACTGGATAACCAAGGTGGGGGAGGTGGCAGTGGCAGCTGGTGGAATTATGGCCCAGTGAAGCGCACCATTGAACAACTTTTTATGCGTGGTGAACTGATGGTAACGCAGCGACATGGAATGGAGAAGGAGTACGACTTAGCAGAGCGCTGCTTGCCAAGCGAGCTTAATACCAGAGTACCTACAATCAGCGAATTCGCAGAATATTTATTCAATACGACGAAACGGGCACATGGTGTATTCAATTGGAAACAACTCGTTCATCTACGAAAAGGACAATCACTGAGAGAGCAAATGCGACAGCTCCTTCTTGACCATGTGCAAACTGGTGATATTAAGGTCATTAAACAAGAAAAAGGGGGAGATCTTTACGTTGAGAGTCAACTTCTTGAGCAGACCACGTCTCCCAATAAGTTACTTAAGATTTTATCGCCATTTGATAACTTGGTGATCCATCGAGAACGACTAAAAGCGTTGTTCAATTTTGACTATAAAATAGAGTGCTATGTGACGGCGAATAAACGCCAATACGGGTATTTTTGTTTGCCTATTTTATTCGGTGATAAATTAGTGGCGCGATTGGATTGCAAAGCGCACAGAGCAGAAAAGCGGCTTGAGGTCATTAGTTTACATCTAGAAAATGTGGTCTTTAATGAGCAGGCATTCTTTAGTGCCTTGCTAGAAGAGCTTGAAAAATTTGCACATTTCAATGGTTGTGTCACGCTCAGTCTCGATGCCATTGGAGAGCATGCATTGAAATGGCACGCTTAA
- a CDS encoding amidohydrolase family protein, giving the protein MNLVTRLKRSVIFVLTLGVFGCASDNQNEPQAKYLVSDVAFVNGHIFSAENGFVDEVFIVREGSVIANVDNLTSDFSGKVVNLAGKWVIPGLIDMHTHSYGNFIPNAKNDSPGTEIIAQRVLKAGVTGFVDLFGYEQKLLEVRAKQRSGAFIGADMYASLTCFTAPKGHCSEYGIPTRTVTTVEEAISQMDDLAQYKPDVIKIVYQPTDDQPSISKEIFAQLVKSADEFGIKTIVHIKTWQDVRDAVEVGASAITHVPRGEIPLDVLVLMAKSGMTMIPTLAVHNDFINFLFDDSVLDAPLLKQLVPESLIAAYRAPSLLEKYKDRKAEFEERNRIAFAAVNAMHKAGVRVLVGTDAGNWNTVQGYSVHREMKLLTEAGFTPEEAIAAATTYSAEFLGIKVGTNEGERANFVVLNNSPTKTILNTQDIAFVVKDGEVVVPKE; this is encoded by the coding sequence ATGAATTTGGTTACCCGTCTCAAGCGAAGTGTGATTTTTGTCTTAACACTCGGCGTATTCGGCTGCGCATCAGACAATCAAAATGAACCTCAGGCCAAGTATTTGGTAAGCGATGTGGCATTTGTAAATGGTCACATTTTTAGCGCTGAAAATGGCTTTGTGGATGAGGTATTCATCGTAAGAGAAGGTTCTGTAATTGCAAATGTTGACAATTTAACATCGGATTTTTCTGGAAAAGTGGTCAACTTAGCGGGGAAGTGGGTGATCCCTGGACTTATTGATATGCATACGCACTCGTATGGTAACTTCATTCCAAATGCGAAAAATGACTCTCCCGGCACAGAAATCATTGCTCAACGTGTGCTTAAAGCTGGCGTTACTGGATTTGTAGACTTGTTTGGCTACGAACAAAAGCTATTAGAGGTAAGAGCAAAGCAACGCAGTGGCGCATTTATTGGTGCCGACATGTATGCCAGTTTAACCTGTTTCACTGCGCCAAAAGGACATTGTTCCGAATATGGAATTCCAACGCGGACCGTGACGACGGTTGAAGAGGCGATAAGCCAAATGGACGACCTCGCGCAATATAAACCCGATGTAATTAAAATTGTGTACCAACCGACTGACGACCAACCATCTATATCCAAGGAAATCTTTGCGCAATTAGTGAAATCGGCAGATGAATTTGGCATCAAAACAATTGTACATATCAAGACATGGCAAGATGTAAGAGATGCCGTTGAGGTTGGCGCGAGTGCGATTACGCATGTCCCGCGGGGGGAAATTCCTTTGGATGTGCTTGTGTTGATGGCAAAGTCGGGAATGACAATGATACCGACACTGGCTGTTCACAATGATTTTATCAATTTTCTGTTCGACGACTCCGTTTTAGATGCGCCGCTATTGAAACAGTTGGTGCCTGAATCGCTCATCGCAGCATATCGAGCCCCATCCCTTTTGGAAAAATATAAAGACCGTAAGGCTGAATTTGAGGAACGTAATCGAATCGCGTTTGCTGCTGTTAATGCAATGCATAAGGCTGGCGTTCGAGTTTTAGTGGGTACGGACGCTGGAAATTGGAATACGGTTCAAGGCTACTCCGTGCACCGCGAGATGAAATTACTGACTGAAGCTGGGTTTACACCAGAGGAGGCAATCGCGGCCGCAACAACGTACTCTGCTGAATTCTTAGGAATAAAAGTCGGTACAAATGAAGGAGAGCGAGCAAATTTTGTTGTGCTAAACAACTCACCAACCAAAACTATCCTAAATACTCAGGACATCGCATTTGTCGTGAAAGATGGCGAGGTGGTGGTTCCAAAAGAATAG
- a CDS encoding GNAT family N-acetyltransferase, which translates to MAITLRDITKDNWVDMINLEISKEQERFVALPSEAIAASKFYDHYINRGIYFGDKPVGFIQYYPNLGDGKPNEIFIDQLLIDVSVQGQGYGTEAVKLALEEIKQLKGFNSVSICYVEGHDVMKAFFERFDFNVVEQDEFDETIMELHFA; encoded by the coding sequence ATGGCCATCACTTTAAGAGACATCACGAAAGACAATTGGGTTGATATGATTAACCTTGAAATTTCAAAAGAACAAGAGCGCTTTGTCGCGCTGCCTTCTGAAGCGATTGCAGCGTCTAAATTCTATGACCACTATATAAACCGTGGTATTTACTTTGGTGATAAACCTGTTGGTTTTATTCAATATTACCCAAATTTAGGCGATGGAAAACCGAACGAAATTTTCATTGATCAGTTGCTCATTGACGTTAGTGTACAAGGCCAAGGTTACGGCACCGAGGCGGTCAAATTGGCTTTAGAGGAAATTAAACAATTAAAAGGATTCAATTCAGTCTCAATTTGTTATGTTGAGGGTCATGATGTGATGAAAGCCTTTTTTGAACGTTTTGATTTTAACGTGGTAGAACAAGACGAATTTGATGAAACCATTATGGAATTGCATTTCGCGTAA
- a CDS encoding PhzF family phenazine biosynthesis protein: METVQAYLVNAFTADGTGGNPAGVVLHADSLSDQQKLAIAKEVGFSETAFVCQDNEVDFAVSFFTVTDEVDFCGHATLAAFSTMYAHGLITEGHYIQRTKAGLLGVNVDATGHVVMEQRLPEFKDVFDYELIAPLIGIEAERLASTNLPIEVVSTGLSDLIVAVPYGSLDSLIVDEPKLMAFCKEHNVVGLHAFELCNQEHEVTASCRNFAPLFGISEESATGSSTGALASYLTKHIDGIETQFLFEQGRAMGCMSKLSASIKLQGQTITQVRVGGFAKQFDTQTIHV; the protein is encoded by the coding sequence TTGGAAACCGTTCAAGCGTATTTAGTGAATGCCTTTACAGCCGATGGAACAGGCGGTAATCCAGCCGGTGTTGTGTTACACGCAGACTCATTATCAGACCAACAAAAATTGGCTATCGCGAAAGAGGTTGGCTTTTCTGAAACGGCGTTCGTATGTCAGGATAACGAAGTTGATTTCGCCGTGTCGTTTTTTACGGTGACTGATGAGGTCGACTTCTGCGGTCACGCAACGTTAGCCGCGTTTTCAACGATGTATGCTCACGGTTTAATCACTGAGGGGCACTATATCCAAAGAACTAAAGCGGGCTTACTTGGTGTAAATGTCGATGCAACGGGGCATGTAGTGATGGAGCAACGACTGCCCGAATTTAAAGACGTATTTGACTACGAGCTCATTGCGCCGCTTATTGGTATTGAAGCTGAACGTTTAGCGTCAACCAATCTACCTATTGAAGTGGTTTCAACCGGGTTGTCAGATCTAATCGTCGCGGTTCCGTATGGCAGTCTTGATAGTCTTATCGTTGATGAGCCGAAACTCATGGCGTTTTGCAAGGAGCATAATGTGGTGGGATTGCATGCGTTTGAATTATGTAATCAGGAGCACGAAGTCACAGCGAGTTGCCGGAACTTTGCACCTTTGTTTGGTATTTCGGAAGAATCTGCGACGGGGAGTTCAACCGGTGCGCTAGCGAGTTATTTAACTAAACACATTGACGGTATAGAGACGCAATTTTTGTTTGAGCAAGGTCGAGCCATGGGCTGTATGTCAAAGTTATCGGCGTCTATTAAACTTCAAGGACAAACAATCACTCAGGTTAGGGTAGGCGGTTTTGCGAAGCAGTTTGATACTCAAACTATTCACGTTTAA
- a CDS encoding GNAT family N-acetyltransferase — translation MITKLNQANKDVARQIYNVFQRSYAIEAKLIGTQHFPPLSRRVLDIADSTTHFFGYFENEALAGVIEVSLQYEQLDIDSLTVDPDHFKKGIATQLIHFVLANFEHTEATVETAAANAPAITLYQKQGFTEYKRWTPSHGIEKIAFLMKSSTVESM, via the coding sequence ATGATCACTAAGTTGAACCAAGCTAATAAAGATGTTGCACGTCAGATATATAATGTTTTTCAGCGTTCTTACGCCATAGAAGCCAAACTTATAGGCACACAACATTTCCCCCCATTATCTCGTCGTGTTTTAGATATTGCTGACTCTACCACCCATTTTTTTGGTTATTTTGAAAATGAAGCGTTAGCAGGGGTTATCGAGGTCTCACTCCAGTATGAGCAGTTAGACATTGACAGTTTAACGGTAGATCCGGACCATTTTAAAAAAGGAATAGCGACTCAGCTGATTCACTTTGTTTTAGCGAATTTTGAGCATACAGAAGCAACAGTGGAAACGGCGGCTGCTAATGCTCCAGCCATTACTTTATATCAAAAACAAGGGTTTACAGAATATAAGCGTTGGACACCATCGCACGGAATAGAAAAAATCGCGTTTTTAATGAAAAGCTCGACGGTCGAGTCAATGTAA
- a CDS encoding acetate uptake transporter, which produces MNPTFANPAPLGLMGFGMTTVLLNIHNAGFFPISAMILAMGLCYGGLAQIIAGIMEYRRNNTFGMTAFLSYGLFWWSLVLTLVLPKMGLAEPTSPEYMGCYLFMWGVFTLFMTLGTFKYNKVEQAIFAGLTLLFFLLAIRDFTGHTLIGVIAAYEGIFVGCLAIYLAMATVLNEQFGRTVLPIGMPK; this is translated from the coding sequence GTGAATCCCACTTTTGCCAATCCAGCCCCTCTCGGTTTAATGGGCTTTGGAATGACAACCGTTCTTTTGAACATTCATAATGCCGGTTTTTTCCCAATTAGCGCCATGATTTTGGCGATGGGGCTTTGTTATGGCGGACTCGCTCAGATAATCGCGGGTATTATGGAATATCGTCGCAATAATACATTTGGTATGACAGCTTTCCTATCTTATGGTCTGTTTTGGTGGAGTCTGGTGCTGACTTTAGTTTTACCTAAAATGGGTCTGGCAGAGCCAACATCACCAGAATATATGGGATGCTATTTGTTTATGTGGGGTGTGTTTACCTTGTTTATGACATTAGGCACGTTTAAATACAACAAGGTGGAACAAGCTATTTTTGCTGGTTTAACGTTGTTGTTTTTCTTGCTGGCCATTCGCGATTTCACAGGTCATACATTGATTGGTGTCATTGCGGCATATGAAGGTATATTCGTGGGCTGTTTGGCCATTTATCTTGCTATGGCAACGGTTTTAAATGAACAATTTGGTCGTACTGTGTTGCCAATTGGCATGCCAAAATAA